From a region of the Janthinobacterium sp. 61 genome:
- a CDS encoding F0F1 ATP synthase subunit epsilon produces MAHTIHVDVVSAEELIFSGEAEFVALPGEQGELGIYPRHTPLITRIRPGAVRIKVVGQAEEEFVFVAGGLLEVQPDTVTVLADTAIRGHDLDEAKALEAKKLAEENIHNKDSGIDYAQAQAELASAIAQLAAIQKLRKH; encoded by the coding sequence ATGGCACACACAATTCACGTTGACGTGGTTTCCGCTGAAGAACTGATTTTTTCAGGCGAAGCAGAATTCGTCGCGTTGCCGGGTGAACAGGGCGAGCTGGGTATCTACCCACGCCACACGCCTTTGATTACCCGCATCCGTCCGGGCGCGGTCCGCATCAAGGTAGTCGGCCAGGCTGAAGAAGAATTCGTCTTCGTTGCTGGCGGTCTGCTGGAAGTGCAACCGGACACCGTGACCGTCCTGGCCGATACCGCGATCCGCGGTCACGACCTGGATGAAGCGAAAGCGCTGGAAGCGAAGAAGTTGGCGGAAGAAAATATCCACAACAAGGATTCGGGCATCGACTACGCGCAAGCGCAAGCCGAGCTGGCCAGCGCGATTGCGCAGCTGGCAGCGATCCAGAAGCTGCGCAAGCATTAA
- the rsgA gene encoding ribosome small subunit-dependent GTPase A: MIAFDFAQLRLIGLQQAIAGAATQLDVSSPAAQLMRVSAVHRDSILVHDGILEHPAQLLPCLLHELLTQNTLLTVGDWIAVEHDLHGTLWIRAHLSPVTQIARRGNDGRRQVLASNVDTALLVMGLDEDFNPRRLERYLAIVLAAQVSPVVVLSKADAADDVGGKLAQLKHRLPQHVPLFAVDTRHAYDVAILEPWLAAGQTLVLLGSSGAGKSSLTNTLCAANQATNGVRHGDGRGRHTTTARSLHLCAGGACIIDTPGLRSWQADADADTLAATFDDIAELASTCQFRDCQHASEPGCAVRGAVDGDRLRNYHKLLRDARRIDETPLERIAARAKWKTILKAGLERGKDKRR; this comes from the coding sequence ATGATCGCATTCGATTTTGCGCAACTACGCCTTATCGGGCTGCAGCAGGCCATCGCCGGCGCAGCCACCCAACTCGACGTATCCTCTCCCGCCGCGCAGCTGATGCGCGTGAGCGCTGTGCACCGCGACAGCATCCTCGTGCACGACGGCATCCTGGAACACCCGGCGCAGCTCCTGCCGTGCCTGCTGCACGAGCTGCTGACGCAGAACACCTTGCTCACGGTCGGCGACTGGATCGCCGTTGAACACGACCTTCACGGCACCTTGTGGATAAGGGCGCACTTATCCCCCGTCACGCAAATCGCCCGGCGCGGCAATGACGGCCGGCGCCAGGTACTTGCCAGCAATGTCGACACGGCCTTGCTGGTGATGGGGCTGGACGAGGACTTCAACCCGCGCCGCCTGGAACGCTACCTTGCCATCGTGCTGGCGGCCCAAGTCAGCCCCGTGGTGGTGCTGAGCAAGGCTGACGCGGCCGACGACGTGGGCGGCAAGCTGGCGCAGCTGAAACACCGTCTGCCGCAGCACGTGCCCCTGTTTGCCGTCGATACGCGCCATGCGTATGACGTGGCCATCCTGGAACCCTGGCTGGCTGCCGGCCAGACCCTAGTGCTGCTCGGGTCATCGGGCGCCGGCAAGTCCAGCCTGACCAATACGCTGTGCGCGGCGAATCAAGCGACCAACGGCGTGCGCCATGGCGATGGGCGTGGCCGCCATACGACGACGGCGCGCTCGCTGCATCTGTGCGCGGGCGGCGCCTGCATCATCGACACGCCGGGCTTGCGCAGCTGGCAGGCCGATGCCGATGCGGACACCCTGGCCGCCACGTTTGATGACATCGCGGAACTGGCATCCACTTGCCAGTTCCGCGATTGCCAGCATGCCAGCGAACCCGGCTGCGCCGTGCGCGGCGCCGTCGATGGGGACCGCTTGCGCAATTATCACAAGCTCCTACGCGACGCGCGCCGTATTGACGAGACGCCACTCGAACGCATTGCCGCCCGCGCCAAGTGGAAGACAATATTGAAGGCGGGACTGGAACGGGGAAAGGACAAGCGCCGTTAA
- the speD gene encoding adenosylmethionine decarboxylase: MTATPHLPLGIHLLADLSGIAPERLRDCAALERLLRAAAIAAGAQVLHGHFHSFGPGQGVTGVLLLAESHISIHTWPECSFAAVDIFMCGAARPQLALDVIKDALQAAHCQPQSVRRAPPEHS, from the coding sequence ATGACCGCCACACCGCATCTGCCCCTGGGCATCCATCTGCTGGCCGACTTGTCCGGCATCGCGCCGGAACGCCTGCGCGACTGCGCCGCGCTCGAACGCCTGCTGCGCGCAGCGGCCATCGCGGCCGGCGCGCAAGTGCTGCACGGCCATTTCCACAGCTTTGGCCCGGGCCAGGGCGTCACGGGCGTGCTGCTGCTGGCCGAATCGCACATTTCCATCCACACCTGGCCGGAATGCAGCTTTGCCGCCGTCGACATCTTCATGTGCGGCGCGGCCCGGCCGCAGCTGGCGCTGGACGTCATCAAGGATGCGCTGCAGGCGGCGCACTGCCAGCCGCAATCCGTGAGGCGCGCCCCGCCGGAGCACTCCTAG
- a CDS encoding DUF4178 domain-containing protein, producing the protein MQTVSCPSCGAEVHFRSHASVLAVCEYCHSTILKDADSVRDVGKMSAVLEDYSPIQIGTAGVHDGLHFTVVGRIQQRYSAGTWNEWYLLFDDASTAWLGDSSGLYTLTRERSTQDALPVFGELAPGKRYTICGEPYTAAEIRNAECIAGQGELPFKVGAGWRIQVADFRNYASFVTLDYTDGPQPVVYQGVAVTLDGLQCQLLRDDDAIAKSAGKYRGKLDALDCPSCGSGIQYVPGAAAQLVCPACHAQLDASGPEAQVLAIGKQVHDNADITLELGASAKISNVDFTVIGMMRRADDEGSEWNEYLLYNARAGFFWLVETDDGWSRSNVLPNWPNWASLDADTCKLDGASYRKLYDYGSQVVYAAGAFNWKVAVGDSTRVYEFEQGQTKLAAELTSEEMTWSRSVPVAYDQMAAWFGAAFHGGAKVQNIQLSHRGIAKVFIVIVLVLNAIPMFVSFSSTLMWSLLGCLALFLPAVFLDKNAKNPP; encoded by the coding sequence ATGCAAACTGTTTCCTGTCCCAGCTGCGGCGCGGAAGTTCACTTCCGCTCGCACGCTTCCGTGCTCGCCGTGTGCGAGTACTGCCACAGCACCATCCTCAAAGACGCCGATTCCGTCAGGGACGTGGGCAAGATGTCGGCCGTCCTGGAAGACTATTCACCGATCCAGATCGGCACGGCCGGCGTGCACGATGGCTTGCACTTTACCGTCGTCGGCCGCATCCAGCAGCGCTACAGCGCCGGCACGTGGAACGAGTGGTATCTGCTGTTCGACGACGCCAGCACGGCCTGGCTGGGCGACTCGTCCGGCCTGTACACCCTGACGCGCGAGCGCAGCACGCAAGACGCCCTGCCCGTCTTTGGCGAACTGGCGCCGGGCAAGCGCTACACGATCTGCGGCGAGCCTTATACGGCGGCCGAGATCCGCAATGCCGAATGCATCGCCGGCCAGGGTGAATTGCCGTTCAAGGTGGGCGCCGGCTGGCGCATCCAGGTGGCGGACTTCCGCAACTACGCCAGCTTTGTCACGCTTGACTACACGGATGGCCCGCAACCCGTCGTCTACCAGGGCGTCGCCGTCACCTTGGACGGCTTGCAGTGCCAGCTCCTGCGCGACGACGACGCCATCGCCAAAAGCGCCGGCAAGTACCGCGGCAAGCTCGACGCGCTCGACTGCCCGTCCTGCGGCAGCGGCATCCAATATGTGCCTGGCGCGGCGGCGCAGCTGGTGTGTCCTGCCTGCCACGCGCAGCTCGACGCCAGCGGTCCGGAGGCGCAGGTGCTGGCCATCGGCAAGCAGGTGCACGACAACGCTGACATCACGCTGGAGCTGGGCGCCAGCGCGAAGATCAGCAATGTCGATTTCACGGTCATCGGCATGATGCGCCGCGCCGACGATGAAGGCAGCGAGTGGAACGAGTACCTGCTGTACAACGCGCGGGCCGGCTTCTTCTGGCTGGTGGAAACGGACGATGGCTGGTCGCGCTCGAACGTGCTGCCGAACTGGCCCAACTGGGCGTCATTGGACGCCGATACCTGCAAGCTCGATGGCGCAAGCTACCGCAAACTGTATGACTACGGCTCGCAGGTCGTGTACGCGGCAGGCGCCTTCAACTGGAAGGTGGCCGTCGGCGACAGCACGCGCGTCTATGAATTCGAGCAGGGACAGACCAAGCTGGCGGCGGAGCTCACCAGCGAGGAAATGACCTGGTCGCGCTCCGTACCCGTTGCCTATGACCAGATGGCAGCCTGGTTCGGCGCCGCCTTCCATGGCGGCGCCAAGGTGCAGAATATCCAGCTGAGCCACCGCGGCATCGCCAAGGTCTTCATCGTCATCGTGCTGGTCTTGAATGCGATTCCCATGTTTGTCTCGTTCTCCAGCACCTTGATGTGGAGTTTGCTGGGCTGCCTGGCGCTGTTCCTGCCCGCCGTTTTCCTCGACAAGAATGCAAAGAATCCTCCATGA
- a CDS encoding SPFH domain-containing protein, giving the protein MSLGSFIKKQFIDVLQWNEETEGVLAWRFPMQDFEIQNGAILNVRESQVAVFVNEGKIADVFGPGTHKLTTQTLPLLTNLKNWDKLFDSPFKSDVYYFSTRVQTGRKWGTPQPITIRDKDFDMIRVRAFGMYSYRIADARTFFTEISGTREVYTRDEVEDQLRGILMSSMASSLGGANVPFLDMAANQALMAQEVKDGLAQAFSRYGVGLDEFNVASISLPEELQAALDERISAGMKGGLGADKMSGFTKFQVANAIPLAAQNEGGMAGIGAGLGAGLSIGQVMAQSMGGALQQPAPAPAAPPAAPPAPAEEPIEARLEKLKGLLDKGLISPADYDGAKAELLKKLIG; this is encoded by the coding sequence ATGAGCCTCGGCAGCTTTATCAAGAAGCAGTTTATCGACGTACTGCAGTGGAACGAAGAGACGGAAGGCGTACTGGCCTGGCGTTTTCCCATGCAGGATTTCGAAATCCAGAATGGCGCCATCCTGAATGTGCGCGAATCGCAGGTCGCCGTCTTCGTCAACGAAGGCAAGATCGCCGACGTCTTCGGTCCCGGCACGCACAAGCTGACGACGCAAACATTACCCTTGCTTACCAACCTGAAAAACTGGGACAAGCTGTTCGACTCGCCCTTCAAATCGGATGTGTATTACTTCAGCACCCGCGTGCAGACAGGCCGCAAATGGGGCACGCCGCAGCCGATCACCATCCGCGACAAGGATTTCGACATGATCCGCGTGCGCGCCTTCGGCATGTACTCGTACCGCATCGCCGACGCCCGCACCTTCTTCACCGAGATCAGCGGCACGCGCGAGGTCTATACGCGCGACGAGGTGGAAGACCAGTTGCGCGGTATCTTGATGTCCAGCATGGCCAGCTCGCTGGGCGGCGCCAACGTGCCCTTCCTCGACATGGCGGCCAACCAGGCGCTGATGGCGCAGGAAGTCAAGGATGGCCTGGCGCAGGCGTTTTCCCGCTATGGCGTGGGCCTCGATGAATTCAACGTGGCCAGCATCAGCCTGCCCGAGGAATTGCAGGCGGCGCTCGACGAGCGCATCTCGGCCGGCATGAAGGGCGGCCTGGGCGCCGACAAGATGAGTGGCTTTACCAAATTCCAGGTGGCCAACGCGATCCCGCTGGCGGCGCAAAACGAGGGCGGCATGGCCGGCATCGGCGCCGGTCTCGGTGCAGGGCTGTCGATCGGCCAGGTGATGGCGCAAAGCATGGGCGGAGCGCTACAGCAGCCGGCACCTGCCCCGGCCGCACCGCCTGCGGCGCCACCGGCCCCCGCGGAAGAACCGATCGAGGCGCGCCTGGAAAAACTCAAAGGCTTGCTCGACAAGGGCCTCATTTCGCCAGCCGACTACGACGGCGCCAAGGCTGAACTGCTGAAAAAACTGATCGGCTAA
- a CDS encoding DUF350 domain-containing protein has protein sequence MPAILNYLIHLLLAAGLLIVFFIIYTRVTPYNEVLLIRQGNHAAALSLGGALLGFSATIASSLMHTADYQQFFAWAFGAMVVQLLAYVVTTRLLRMSKDQIESNNSAFGGLLGAVSLSIGAINAACIS, from the coding sequence GTGCCCGCCATCCTAAACTATCTGATCCATCTTTTACTGGCCGCCGGGCTGCTGATTGTATTTTTTATCATCTACACGCGCGTCACGCCGTATAACGAGGTGCTGCTGATCCGCCAGGGCAACCACGCGGCGGCCCTGTCGCTGGGCGGCGCCCTGCTGGGCTTTTCCGCCACCATCGCCTCGTCCCTGATGCACACGGCCGATTACCAGCAATTCTTCGCCTGGGCCTTCGGTGCCATGGTGGTGCAATTGCTCGCCTATGTGGTCACCACGCGCTTGCTGCGCATGTCGAAGGACCAGATCGAATCGAACAACAGCGCCTTCGGCGGCCTGCTGGGCGCCGTTTCCCTGTCGATCGGCGCCATCAACGCCGCCTGCATTTCCTGA
- a CDS encoding polyamine aminopropyltransferase gives MNKKILILSVFVVASCGLAYELIAGAMSSYLLGDSILQFSTIIGCYLFAMGVGAHFSKYVRDDDVLSRFVDIELAVGLIGGLSAAILFMTFSWMAAPFRTLLYVMVFLIGALVGMEVPLVMRALNSRQTEFSELVSRVLTFDYLGALAVSLLFPLVLSPYLGLVRTGFLFGMLNVGVGLWTIYVFRAELKNLTGRFLRACAVMLVLIAGFAMSDRMVAWGEHGLFGDQIVYSTTTPYQRLVITRWKDDTRLYINGNLQFSSRDEYRYHEALVHPVLEALPWARRVLVLGGGDGLALREILRYPNIEHVTVVDLDPAMTGAFTTRPELAKLNNSSFSDKRVTVVNADAAVWLRNNADMFDAAIVDFPDPSSFALGKLYSVPFYDLVKKHLAAKGLMVVQSTSPFFAPHAYWTINSTLREVGMRTWPYHAYVPSFGEWGFILASPQLDYTPPTKYRLPMRYLNADTTREMFIFPPDMQPLPMAPNRLNTQSLVHEFEQDWNRVIR, from the coding sequence ATGAACAAAAAGATTCTGATTTTGTCCGTCTTCGTGGTCGCCTCCTGCGGCCTCGCGTATGAGCTGATCGCCGGCGCCATGTCCAGCTACCTGCTTGGAGACTCCATCCTGCAGTTTTCCACCATCATTGGCTGTTACTTGTTTGCCATGGGTGTGGGTGCTCACTTTTCAAAGTATGTGCGGGACGATGACGTGCTCTCTCGCTTCGTCGACATCGAACTGGCCGTGGGCCTGATCGGTGGCCTGTCGGCCGCCATCCTGTTCATGACGTTTTCGTGGATGGCCGCGCCATTTCGCACCTTATTGTATGTGATGGTGTTCCTGATCGGCGCACTGGTCGGTATGGAAGTGCCACTGGTGATGCGCGCCTTGAATTCGCGCCAGACGGAATTTTCTGAACTGGTCAGCCGCGTGCTCACCTTCGATTACCTGGGCGCGTTGGCCGTCTCGCTGCTGTTCCCGCTGGTGCTGTCACCGTACCTGGGACTGGTACGCACGGGCTTTTTGTTCGGCATGCTTAATGTTGGCGTGGGCCTGTGGACAATCTATGTGTTTCGCGCGGAGCTGAAGAACCTCACGGGGCGCTTCCTGCGCGCCTGCGCCGTGATGCTGGTACTGATCGCCGGCTTTGCCATGTCGGACCGCATGGTGGCCTGGGGCGAACACGGCCTGTTCGGCGACCAGATCGTGTATTCCACCACCACGCCCTACCAGCGTCTGGTGATCACGCGCTGGAAGGACGATACGCGTTTATACATCAATGGCAACCTGCAGTTTTCCTCGCGCGACGAGTACCGCTACCACGAGGCGCTGGTGCATCCCGTGCTGGAAGCCTTGCCGTGGGCACGCCGCGTGCTGGTGCTGGGCGGCGGCGATGGCCTGGCGCTGCGCGAGATCCTGCGCTATCCGAATATCGAACACGTCACCGTGGTCGACCTCGACCCCGCCATGACGGGCGCGTTTACTACGCGCCCGGAACTGGCCAAGTTGAATAACAGCTCGTTCTCGGACAAGCGTGTCACCGTCGTCAATGCCGATGCCGCCGTCTGGCTGCGTAACAACGCCGACATGTTCGATGCGGCCATCGTCGATTTCCCCGATCCGTCCAGCTTCGCGCTCGGTAAACTGTACTCTGTTCCCTTCTATGATCTGGTGAAAAAGCACTTGGCGGCCAAAGGCCTGATGGTGGTGCAATCGACGTCGCCCTTCTTTGCTCCGCATGCCTACTGGACCATCAATTCGACCTTGCGCGAAGTGGGCATGCGCACCTGGCCCTACCACGCCTACGTGCCCTCGTTCGGCGAATGGGGGTTTATCCTGGCTTCACCCCAGCTCGACTACACACCGCCGACGAAGTACCGCCTGCCGATGCGCTACCTGAATGCGGACACCACGCGCGAAATGTTCATCTTCCCCCCTGACATGCAGCCGCTGCCGATGGCGCCGAATCGCTTGAATACCCAGTCGCTCGTGCATGAATTCGAGCAGGACTGGAACCGGGTGATCCGCTGA
- a CDS encoding NAD(P)/FAD-dependent oxidoreductase: MQRRSFMLWAAGGTAAAAAGIGSITAYLRWQEITPTVLYPGRSEGHYLRDRKALPAPTRTLTTDVAILGSGIAGLTAAWRLNKLGHRDFLMIDGPQPYGNAAGGHFGDLAYPTGGHYLPLPSPESIHVREILFDLGIIQRDPMAEKPTYDERYILHAPEERLLFNGQWQDGFIPTEGVPPAELAQHQRFFAQVAQLRQARGNDGKRVFVFPTVESSQDPAWQALDNISLKTWMEQHGYTSPTLHWYLNYCCRDDYGTRYDQVSAWAGLHYYCSRWGQAANAGNGAWLTWPGGMQPVATAMEKTSGVERHAGTVISVTTTTDGVEALCFELVDGQPRTYLVKARKAICAMPLYVAARVVNNIADYGFDAKRHTPAYAPWMVANFLLKRFPDELPHAPLCWDNVVYQEPGLGYVVSTHQDIRVRPPEKTVFSAYVALSDRTPQEARKWLDTASSEELLALASVDLKTAYGRDFASCVERVDITVRGHAMAAPLPGFRSNAGLKALREHDGAILFAHADLSGFSVFEEAAWWGDRAARLAVK; this comes from the coding sequence ATGCAGCGCCGTTCCTTCATGCTGTGGGCCGCCGGCGGCACGGCGGCAGCCGCAGCTGGCATCGGCAGCATCACCGCGTATCTGCGCTGGCAGGAAATCACGCCGACAGTGCTGTATCCGGGCCGCAGCGAAGGACACTATCTTCGCGATCGCAAGGCATTGCCAGCGCCTACCCGAACGCTGACGACCGATGTCGCCATCCTTGGTTCCGGCATCGCCGGCCTGACGGCTGCCTGGCGCCTGAACAAGCTTGGGCACCGGGATTTCCTGATGATCGACGGCCCCCAGCCCTACGGCAACGCGGCCGGAGGCCATTTCGGCGACCTGGCCTATCCGACCGGTGGCCATTATTTGCCGTTGCCCTCGCCCGAATCGATCCATGTGCGTGAGATCCTGTTCGACCTGGGGATCATTCAACGCGACCCGATGGCGGAAAAGCCGACCTACGACGAGCGCTATATTCTGCACGCGCCCGAGGAACGATTGCTGTTCAATGGCCAGTGGCAGGATGGCTTCATTCCCACCGAAGGCGTGCCGCCGGCGGAACTGGCGCAGCACCAGCGCTTCTTTGCGCAGGTGGCGCAGCTGCGCCAGGCGCGCGGCAACGATGGCAAGCGCGTGTTTGTCTTTCCCACCGTGGAATCGTCGCAAGACCCAGCCTGGCAGGCGCTCGACAACATCAGCTTGAAGACCTGGATGGAGCAGCACGGCTATACCTCGCCCACCTTGCACTGGTATTTGAATTACTGCTGCCGCGACGACTACGGCACGCGCTACGACCAGGTCTCGGCCTGGGCCGGCCTGCATTACTACTGCAGCCGCTGGGGGCAGGCGGCCAATGCCGGTAACGGCGCCTGGCTGACCTGGCCCGGTGGCATGCAACCCGTGGCCACGGCCATGGAAAAGACCTCCGGCGTCGAACGCCATGCGGGTACGGTGATCTCCGTCACCACCACGACTGATGGTGTGGAAGCGCTGTGTTTTGAACTGGTCGACGGCCAGCCGCGCACTTACCTGGTCAAGGCACGCAAGGCCATCTGTGCCATGCCACTGTATGTGGCGGCGCGCGTGGTGAACAACATCGCCGACTACGGCTTCGACGCGAAACGCCATACGCCCGCCTATGCGCCATGGATGGTGGCCAACTTCCTGCTCAAGCGCTTTCCCGACGAACTGCCGCATGCGCCGCTCTGCTGGGACAACGTGGTGTACCAGGAGCCTGGCCTCGGCTATGTCGTCTCCACGCACCAGGATATCCGCGTGCGCCCGCCCGAGAAAACTGTCTTCAGCGCCTACGTGGCCCTGTCCGACCGCACGCCGCAGGAAGCGCGCAAGTGGCTCGACACGGCCAGTTCCGAGGAATTGCTGGCGCTGGCCAGCGTCGACCTGAAAACGGCGTATGGGCGCGATTTTGCCAGCTGCGTCGAACGCGTCGACATTACCGTGCGCGGCCATGCGATGGCCGCGCCGTTGCCGGGATTTCGCAGCAATGCGGGGCTGAAGGCGCTGCGTGAACACGACGGCGCGATCCTGTTCGCGCATGCCGATTTGTCCGGCTTTTCCGTGTTCGAGGAGGCGGCGTGGTGGGGTGACAGGGCGGCGCGGCTGGCGGTGAAATGA
- the mmsB gene encoding multiple monosaccharide ABC transporter permease, producing the protein MDNKLTAGAAAGTTTAPAGKSYAGFLKNNMRDYGMLLSLIVIMGFFQYMTDGTLMQPLNLTNLVLQNSYIVIMALGMLMVIVAGHIDLSVGSVVGFVGALAAVLIVNYHMNFVAASILCLLAGAVIGGAQGYFVAFFKIPSFIVTLAGMLVFKGLTLALLAGQSVGPFPEGFQMLSSGFLPDPFGGENLRGLSLLLGVIAAAALIITSLRSRAKQLRHGMENEPRAFFLLKNGIFAAVMVYFSYLLASYRGFPNVLAVMSLLIVAYTFITNRTVLGRRVYAVGGNEKAARLSGIKTERVSFYTFVNMGMLAALAGLIFAARLNTATPKAGTGFELDVIAACFIGGASASGGVGKVMGAVIGAFIMGVMNNGMSIMGIGIDYQQVIKGLVLLAAVFIDVINKNK; encoded by the coding sequence ATGGACAATAAACTGACAGCGGGGGCAGCGGCAGGCACCACCACCGCGCCGGCCGGCAAGAGCTATGCTGGTTTTTTGAAGAACAATATGCGCGACTACGGCATGCTGCTCTCCCTGATCGTCATCATGGGCTTTTTCCAGTACATGACCGACGGCACCCTGATGCAGCCGCTCAATCTCACCAACCTGGTGCTGCAAAACAGCTACATCGTCATCATGGCGCTGGGCATGCTGATGGTTATCGTGGCCGGCCATATCGATTTGTCCGTTGGCTCGGTGGTCGGCTTCGTCGGCGCGCTGGCGGCCGTCCTGATCGTCAACTACCACATGAATTTTGTCGCCGCCAGCATACTCTGTCTGCTGGCTGGCGCCGTGATCGGCGGCGCGCAAGGATATTTTGTCGCCTTCTTTAAAATCCCGTCCTTCATCGTCACCCTGGCCGGCATGCTGGTATTCAAGGGCCTGACCCTGGCGCTGCTGGCTGGCCAGTCGGTCGGTCCCTTCCCGGAAGGCTTCCAGATGCTCAGCTCGGGCTTCCTGCCCGACCCGTTCGGCGGAGAGAATCTGCGCGGCCTATCGCTGCTGCTGGGCGTGATCGCCGCCGCGGCGCTGATCATCACCTCGCTGCGCAGCCGCGCCAAGCAACTCAGGCACGGCATGGAGAACGAGCCGCGCGCCTTCTTCCTGCTGAAAAACGGCATCTTCGCCGCCGTGATGGTGTATTTCAGCTACCTTCTGGCTTCGTACCGCGGCTTCCCCAACGTGCTGGCCGTGATGTCCCTGCTCATCGTCGCCTACACCTTCATTACCAACCGCACCGTGCTGGGCCGCCGCGTATATGCCGTGGGCGGCAACGAAAAGGCGGCGCGCCTGTCCGGCATCAAGACGGAACGGGTCAGCTTCTACACTTTCGTCAACATGGGCATGCTGGCCGCGCTGGCGGGCCTGATCTTCGCAGCGCGCCTGAACACGGCCACACCGAAGGCAGGCACGGGTTTCGAGCTGGACGTGATCGCCGCCTGCTTCATCGGCGGCGCCTCGGCCTCGGGTGGCGTGGGCAAGGTGATGGGGGCCGTCATCGGCGCCTTCATCATGGGCGTGATGAACAACGGTATGTCCATCATGGGCATCGGCATCGACTACCAGCAGGTGATCAAGGGGCTGGTGCTGCTGGCCGCCGTCTTTATCGACGTGATCAACAAGAACAAGTAG
- the mmsA gene encoding multiple monosaccharide ABC transporter ATP-binding protein, translating into MTNTILEMRGIRKTFPGVVALDNVNLRVRSGEIHAIVGENGAGKSTLMKVLSGVYGHGSYTGDIDYLGQTRHFRGIKDSEEIGIIIIHQELALVPLLSIAENIFLGNEPARMGVIDWEYAQTKTRELLRKVGLKESPDTLITNLGVGKQQLIEIAKALCKDVKLLILDEPTASLNESDSAALLDLLLELKRQGIASILISHKLNEISRVADAITVLRDGNTVDSFDCRVEPVSEDRIIEKMVGREMADRYPPRTPTIGETIFEVRDWRVFHPEHADRPVIKGISMHAKKGEIIGIAGLMGSGRTELAMSIFGRAYGQRISGTVLKNGQEIDVSTIGKAIAHGLAYVTEDRKGLGLILEEDIKKNTSLANLDAVSTRTVIDEAREFGVADEFRRKLKIRCSSILQKVVNLSGGNQQKVVLAKWLFSRPDILILDEPSRGIDVGAKYEIYSIISELAAEGKCIIMISSEMPELLGMCDRIYVMNEGRFAAELSAAEASQERIMRAIVTHGENNGQ; encoded by the coding sequence ATGACGAACACTATCCTGGAAATGCGCGGGATACGCAAAACATTCCCGGGCGTCGTTGCGCTCGACAATGTCAACCTGCGGGTACGCAGCGGCGAGATCCACGCCATCGTCGGCGAAAACGGCGCCGGCAAATCGACCCTGATGAAAGTGCTGAGCGGCGTCTACGGCCATGGCAGCTATACGGGCGACATCGATTACCTGGGCCAGACGCGGCACTTCCGCGGCATCAAGGACAGCGAAGAAATCGGCATCATCATCATCCACCAGGAACTGGCGCTAGTGCCCCTGCTATCGATTGCCGAGAATATCTTTCTCGGCAACGAGCCGGCCCGCATGGGCGTTATCGACTGGGAATACGCGCAAACGAAGACGCGCGAACTGTTGCGCAAGGTCGGACTGAAGGAGTCGCCCGACACCCTGATCACCAATCTGGGCGTGGGCAAGCAGCAGTTGATTGAAATCGCCAAGGCGCTGTGCAAGGACGTCAAGCTCCTGATCCTCGACGAACCGACTGCCAGCCTGAATGAAAGCGACAGCGCGGCCCTGCTCGATTTGCTGCTGGAGCTGAAACGCCAGGGCATCGCATCGATCCTGATTTCGCACAAGCTCAATGAAATTTCACGGGTCGCCGATGCCATCACGGTGCTGCGCGACGGGAACACGGTCGACAGTTTCGACTGCCGAGTCGAACCGGTCAGCGAAGACCGCATCATCGAAAAAATGGTCGGGCGCGAGATGGCCGACCGCTATCCCCCGCGCACGCCCACCATCGGCGAGACCATTTTCGAAGTGCGCGACTGGCGCGTCTTCCATCCCGAGCATGCCGACCGCCCCGTCATCAAGGGCATCAGCATGCATGCCAAAAAGGGGGAAATCATCGGCATCGCCGGCTTGATGGGATCCGGGCGCACGGAACTGGCGATGAGCATTTTCGGGCGCGCCTACGGCCAGCGCATCAGCGGCACGGTGCTCAAGAATGGCCAGGAAATCGACGTCAGCACCATCGGCAAGGCCATCGCCCACGGCCTCGCGTATGTCACGGAAGACCGCAAGGGCCTGGGCCTGATCCTCGAGGAAGACATCAAGAAAAACACCAGCCTGGCCAACCTGGACGCGGTGTCGACGCGCACGGTCATCGACGAGGCGCGCGAGTTTGGCGTGGCCGACGAGTTCCGCCGCAAGCTCAAAATCCGCTGCTCGAGCATCCTGCAAAAGGTGGTCAACCTGTCCGGCGGCAACCAGCAGAAAGTGGTGCTGGCGAAGTGGCTGTTCTCGCGTCCCGACATCCTCATCCTCGATGAACCGAGCCGCGGCATCGACGTGGGCGCCAAATACGAGATCTACAGCATCATCAGCGAGCTGGCTGCCGAAGGCAAATGCATCATCATGATTTCCTCGGAAATGCCGGAATTGCTGGGCATGTGCGACCGGATCTATGTCATGAACGAAGGCCGCTTTGCGGCAGAACTCAGCGCAGCAGAAGCATCGCAGGAGCGAATCATGCGCGCAATCGTTACACACGGAGAAAACAATGGACAATAA